One stretch of Candidatus Zixiibacteriota bacterium DNA includes these proteins:
- a CDS encoding DNA polymerase III subunit beta, giving the protein HQVKFSLKKDILELSSANFDMGGEAKEKIPCDYKNEDLDLGYNALYILDALKQIDGDEVMFELSTPVSAGMVYSTQKKEDEEYLCLIMPLRLVE; this is encoded by the coding sequence CCCATCAGGTAAAATTCTCCTTAAAAAAAGATATTTTGGAGCTTTCCTCTGCCAATTTCGATATGGGCGGAGAGGCAAAGGAGAAAATCCCCTGCGATTACAAAAATGAGGATTTGGATTTAGGTTACAATGCCCTGTATATTCTGGATGCCTTGAAGCAGATAGATGGGGACGAGGTCATGTTTGAGCTGTCCACCCCGGTATCTGCCGGAATGGTCTATTCAACCCAGAAAAAAGAAGACGAAGAATATCTCTGCCTGATAATGCCTTTGAGGTTGGTGGAGTAG
- a CDS encoding SgcJ/EcaC family oxidoreductase, producing the protein MQVRKSIEEANAMYSEAIRQGNVDGAVALYTDDATMVPPDGEIVKGKQAIEELYKKFFQMGVKDIVLTTIEVGGRGDMAYEIGKTKVRIQPEGQATMTDSTKYLVIWKRQADATWKVHADIWNVSAPMAGK; encoded by the coding sequence GTGCAGGTTCGGAAGTCCATTGAAGAGGCGAATGCTATGTATAGCGAAGCGATACGACAGGGTAATGTGGATGGCGCAGTTGCCTTGTACACGGATGATGCCACCATGGTCCCGCCTGACGGTGAGATAGTTAAGGGAAAACAGGCGATCGAGGAATTGTATAAGAAATTCTTCCAGATGGGAGTGAAAGATATCGTATTGACCACTATCGAAGTGGGAGGCAGAGGTGACATGGCATACGAGATCGGCAAGACTAAAGTTCGGATCCAGCCAGAAGGCCAAGCAACCATGACAGATTCCACTAAATATCTCGTCATCTGGAAACGTCAAGCCGACGCCACATGGAAGGTCCATGCAGACATTTGGAATGTCAGCGCGCCGATGGCTGGTAAGTGA